From the genome of Paracholeplasma morum:
GTTTTTTCTCAAAATAAAATACCTCCAAGTATTAACAGTAATAATATATATTTCTTTATATTATTTCCTGTGTCTACTTTAGAGGTATCATATCATCCTTATCATTATGGTATGGTTTTAGCTATACCTTCTTTTGCTCACGGGCAAAAGTTAAAGGACCTAAACTGTAATTAGTATAAACCATAAGTTAGTGTTTTTCAACACACTTTTTTTATTTTTTTTCAGCTAGATTATCTAAATGGCAAAGCAATGTCGCACCTAAGCCATTCCCGATAATCATAACGATTAAATAAAGGATCGTTTTGAAAGAGATGCTAAAGCTTAAAAAGAAATAGACCATATTCGCAATGCTATGTTCAAACTTAGATAGGATGAATATTACGACTGCAAAAATCACTAAGAATACCCTAGCAACATCGTTTTGAGTCTTACGATACCCTTCAACACCTAAGTACATCATCATCCCGCATAGTACAGACAGTATTAGAACGTCTAGCAGATCATTTCTCATTTTATATTCAACTAGCAACAAAGCTTTGTCT
Proteins encoded in this window:
- a CDS encoding formate/nitrite transporter family protein, which produces MKNIFIKAIYAGMLIGIAALAYLSLENAIVGATLFSFGLLVIVTSGYYLYTGKVGYLVREKKYFKTVLFTLLGNIVGTLFIALLARVALPNLADKALLLVEYKMRNDLLDVLILSVLCGMMMYLGVEGYRKTQNDVARVFLVIFAVVIFILSKFEHSIANMVYFFLSFSISFKTILYLIVMIIGNGLGATLLCHLDNLAEKK